A single region of the Winslowiella toletana genome encodes:
- a CDS encoding lytic transglycosylase domain-containing protein: protein MANDFVEQPVEPLSWTRVQESSSAMTATVPEKEEINPAQPTAKTSAELPTPPVVTAAQQRDRDRFHPLVEQVSAEFGLDADLLHAMIRVESNYQHEAVSPKGARGLMQVMPATGERFGYTDLLDPQHNLRAGASYMQWLIKHFDNDLTLALAGYNAGEGAVKRYGKTIPPYRETQHYVKKVMAHYQQPQPQRHSLPADKQYAMQSETVADKPVEKVALNGHALAAKLLGLLISAPSAAANKQHNTQDTSHAL, encoded by the coding sequence ATGGCAAATGATTTCGTCGAGCAGCCGGTAGAGCCACTCTCCTGGACCCGCGTGCAGGAGAGTAGCAGCGCGATGACTGCAACGGTGCCTGAGAAGGAAGAAATCAATCCCGCTCAGCCAACTGCAAAAACCAGTGCTGAATTGCCGACACCCCCGGTCGTAACTGCCGCTCAACAAAGGGACAGAGACCGTTTTCATCCGCTGGTTGAGCAGGTGTCGGCAGAGTTCGGCCTTGATGCCGACCTGCTGCACGCGATGATCCGCGTTGAGTCAAACTATCAGCATGAGGCCGTTTCGCCTAAAGGCGCGCGTGGTTTGATGCAGGTTATGCCTGCTACCGGCGAGCGCTTCGGTTACACCGATTTGCTGGATCCACAGCACAACCTGCGCGCCGGAGCCAGTTATATGCAGTGGTTAATCAAACACTTCGATAATGATTTAACGCTGGCTCTGGCAGGCTATAATGCCGGCGAAGGCGCGGTAAAGCGCTACGGTAAAACCATTCCACCGTATCGCGAAACGCAGCACTATGTAAAAAAGGTGATGGCCCATTACCAGCAGCCACAGCCACAGCGTCACTCTCTTCCTGCGGACAAGCAGTACGCTATGCAATCGGAAACGGTGGCAGATAAACCCGTGGAGAAAGTTGCACTCAATGGTCATGCGCTAGCCGCAAAACTGTTGGGACTATTGATATCCGCGCCCAGTGCAGCAGCCAACAAGCAACATAATACGCAAGATACCAGCCATGCCCTGTAA
- a CDS encoding type III secretion system effector protein SseE, whose translation MQQVTENTDAVTDYLRSQGKTPQVAYFGNSPLVIGWRVTLADFELVYRLEEGQLVVCDFKANSDTGNHNRAAAGFIKLIHQLERKVPQMKCVRGMLLDSIQADVLSMRQRLADALIYQGAYWQEIDGELWLIYDAGVKRKAAVA comes from the coding sequence ATGCAGCAAGTTACAGAAAATACCGATGCAGTAACTGACTATTTACGCAGCCAGGGTAAAACGCCGCAAGTGGCTTATTTTGGCAATAGCCCGTTGGTAATTGGCTGGCGAGTCACCCTGGCAGACTTTGAGCTGGTGTACCGGCTGGAAGAGGGTCAGTTGGTGGTCTGCGATTTTAAAGCTAACAGCGATACCGGCAACCATAATCGTGCGGCCGCAGGATTTATTAAACTGATTCATCAACTGGAACGCAAAGTACCGCAGATGAAGTGCGTGCGCGGTATGTTGCTGGACAGCATTCAGGCTGATGTGCTGAGCATGCGCCAGCGCCTGGCTGATGCGCTGATTTATCAGGGCGCTTACTGGCAGGAGATTGACGGCGAACTGTGGCTTATTTATGACGCCGGGGTTAAGCGTAAAGCTGCCGTGGCGTGA
- a CDS encoding type III secretion system translocon protein SseD: protein MSTINQINNTNTAPVTPETTSTRSAAGNGALATIDDLIAMLQKMNGDIRDMQREHYTAQQSAAHKKDLTAMASKEKAIELNYSAARGNATAKILSGGFSVAGAFLGGVASSGGSLISGGADGMGKISEGSAGMKGAGITREAQEMQLLGDYQSNAASEYWKGLAATADKAAEASRRMLEMTRELMSLQERIMGAVRL from the coding sequence ATGAGTACCATCAACCAAATTAATAATACCAATACTGCACCTGTTACGCCTGAAACTACCAGCACGCGCTCTGCGGCAGGCAATGGCGCCCTGGCAACAATTGATGACCTGATTGCCATGCTGCAAAAAATGAACGGTGATATTCGCGATATGCAGCGCGAACACTACACCGCTCAACAATCGGCGGCTCATAAAAAAGATCTCACGGCTATGGCGAGTAAAGAGAAAGCCATTGAACTGAATTATTCGGCGGCACGCGGTAACGCCACGGCGAAAATTCTCTCCGGTGGATTCAGCGTTGCAGGCGCATTTCTCGGCGGCGTGGCATCCAGCGGCGGGTCACTGATTTCCGGCGGCGCGGATGGCATGGGTAAAATAAGTGAAGGCAGTGCCGGGATGAAAGGTGCCGGAATCACCCGCGAAGCGCAGGAGATGCAATTGTTAGGTGACTATCAGTCGAACGCCGCCAGCGAATACTGGAAAGGGCTGGCTGCTACCGCGGATAAAGCGGCAGAAGCTTCCCGTCGGATGCTGGAAATGACGCGTGAACTGATGAGCCTGCAAGAGCGCATTATGGGTGCTGTGCGCCTGTAG
- the sctE gene encoding type III secretion system translocon subunit SctE has protein sequence MHIGLDRALAAPGAGSDLENEFSAVKSPRTEKTLAPIILLFVSDRDGKKSPLAQLAMPTESPVTGSRQQAQASLDNIKRALPAPVGDDPSFKFNLSTMERVPMEAMFLASTMLANQILGDTAEMKGRALSIMSDKQDQLRKQEVEQIREQMNASVEQQDKAKKAGILSVVFDWVVAAVEVVTGVAKIVGGVLSGNALQAAGGAMDLMAGLAGMVKAMANTLALIDPENAEKYKKVADAAGKIQMAFEIAGAVIDVTSAMRNAIMTKVVPKVVGKLLKEGADQAISTAIREGNKVALKTAANQLGKKVASEIGEQIVTRTARELAEEAAKNAIKKTAHNFAVNKMAKQFGSEAIEQMVSNAVEKVGKDAIKRGVDLTAKEVTKKVMAEIRWQVMTAVAKGVTCGATTVMNVTRGAVTGAQNITVGTIDKQKAELQKKIDQLVLDQQWTQSFFEYFEASKKETIKKVKDLQDSQAEVMQGGVAMISQIASNQAQMAASMV, from the coding sequence ATGCACATTGGTTTAGATCGTGCTCTTGCAGCGCCAGGAGCTGGCAGTGATTTGGAGAATGAATTCTCTGCCGTTAAAAGTCCCCGTACTGAAAAAACGCTGGCACCAATCATTCTGCTGTTTGTTAGCGACAGAGACGGCAAAAAATCCCCACTTGCGCAGTTGGCGATGCCGACAGAGTCACCCGTCACGGGCTCTCGTCAGCAAGCTCAGGCCTCGTTAGACAATATAAAGCGGGCGCTGCCTGCGCCAGTGGGAGATGACCCCAGCTTTAAATTCAATTTATCGACCATGGAACGTGTGCCGATGGAGGCGATGTTCCTGGCGTCGACCATGCTGGCGAACCAGATTCTCGGTGACACTGCGGAGATGAAAGGTCGGGCGCTGTCAATTATGAGTGACAAGCAAGACCAGCTGCGCAAGCAGGAGGTCGAGCAGATTCGCGAGCAGATGAATGCTTCCGTCGAGCAGCAGGACAAAGCGAAGAAAGCGGGCATCCTCAGTGTAGTGTTTGACTGGGTAGTCGCTGCCGTTGAGGTAGTTACAGGCGTCGCGAAAATCGTCGGTGGTGTGCTGAGCGGCAACGCACTGCAGGCGGCAGGTGGTGCCATGGACCTGATGGCGGGCCTGGCTGGAATGGTGAAAGCGATGGCGAATACCCTGGCGCTGATCGATCCGGAGAATGCTGAAAAATACAAAAAAGTGGCAGACGCAGCCGGAAAAATCCAGATGGCGTTTGAAATTGCCGGTGCGGTGATTGATGTCACCAGCGCGATGCGTAATGCCATCATGACCAAAGTAGTGCCTAAAGTCGTCGGTAAGCTGTTGAAAGAGGGTGCCGATCAGGCCATTTCTACCGCGATTAGAGAAGGAAATAAAGTCGCTCTGAAAACTGCCGCCAACCAGCTCGGTAAAAAGGTTGCTTCAGAAATTGGCGAACAAATTGTCACCCGTACAGCGAGAGAGCTGGCGGAAGAAGCCGCTAAAAATGCCATCAAGAAAACAGCACATAACTTTGCCGTTAATAAGATGGCGAAGCAGTTCGGCAGTGAAGCGATTGAGCAAATGGTCAGTAATGCGGTGGAAAAAGTCGGCAAGGACGCGATTAAACGCGGCGTTGACCTGACGGCAAAAGAAGTCACTAAAAAGGTGATGGCAGAGATTCGCTGGCAGGTAATGACGGCAGTGGCGAAAGGTGTCACTTGTGGCGCGACTACCGTGATGAATGTTACCCGCGGAGCGGTCACTGGTGCTCAGAACATTACCGTTGGCACCATTGATAAGCAAAAAGCGGAGCTGCAGAAGAAAATTGATCAGCTGGTTCTTGACCAGCAGTGGACCCAGAGCTTCTTCGAATACTTTGAAGCAAGTAAAAAGGAAACCATCAAAAAGGTGAAAGATCTGCAGGACAGCCAGGCTGAAGTGATGCAGGGCGGCGTTGCGATGATTAGCCAGATTGCTTCTAACCAGGCGCAGATGGCCGCTTCAATGGTGTAA
- a CDS encoding SycD/LcrH family type III secretion system chaperone — translation MSETMINPQQEENDDVLQRFFSRGGSLRMLTDIDDQDLVQLYSYAGQLFAAGEFVASRNFYQLLSTFDHWNYDYLLGLGLSHQRLSAHEEAISCFARAGMITIDDPRAAFFAGLSYRLVGNEAYARKAFNAAIMWCGEQSHYQEIKGNAERMLTATTEEVSCTLV, via the coding sequence ATGTCAGAGACCATGATTAACCCACAGCAAGAAGAGAACGACGACGTACTGCAACGCTTCTTTTCGCGCGGTGGATCATTACGGATGTTAACCGATATCGACGATCAGGATCTGGTACAGCTTTACAGTTATGCCGGTCAGTTGTTTGCCGCTGGTGAGTTCGTGGCGTCGCGTAACTTTTATCAACTTTTAAGCACTTTTGATCACTGGAATTACGACTATTTGTTGGGATTAGGGCTATCCCATCAGCGCCTTTCTGCCCATGAAGAAGCCATCTCCTGCTTTGCACGAGCCGGGATGATCACTATCGATGACCCGCGGGCGGCGTTTTTTGCTGGCCTGAGCTACCGGCTGGTAGGCAATGAAGCTTACGCCCGCAAAGCCTTTAATGCCGCCATCATGTGGTGCGGCGAACAATCACATTATCAGGAAATTAAGGGAAATGCGGAAAGGATGTTAACCGCTACCACGGAGGAAGTTTCATGCACATTGGTTTAG
- the sseB gene encoding type III secretion system translocon protein SseB, with product MYAIENIVSVSRSESPVLSRPADLDYLRAGGNVSLMGTALTTIEKIMLLFTELANAKFEEMGNKTEVSRDAQDMANRVDALLAGLADAQSQAELPADVIAYMRENKIEVNGMSIDQFLAENGPELNKADLTSVKSTLESFSGRASDFVQQNQLKLQQLMQNFNTAVTMANSIQSMTAESTKSIAQAIR from the coding sequence ATGTACGCGATCGAAAACATTGTCAGCGTTTCCCGAAGCGAATCACCCGTTCTCAGCAGGCCAGCCGATCTCGACTACCTCAGAGCCGGTGGCAATGTCTCGTTGATGGGTACCGCGTTGACGACGATTGAAAAAATCATGCTGCTGTTTACCGAGCTGGCAAATGCAAAATTCGAGGAGATGGGTAATAAAACCGAAGTATCCCGTGATGCACAGGATATGGCCAACCGTGTTGACGCACTGTTAGCGGGTTTGGCGGATGCTCAAAGTCAGGCTGAGCTGCCAGCAGACGTTATCGCTTACATGCGTGAAAACAAGATTGAAGTCAACGGCATGAGCATCGATCAGTTCCTGGCTGAAAATGGCCCCGAGCTGAATAAAGCCGATCTGACGTCGGTGAAATCGACGCTGGAATCCTTCTCAGGTCGCGCTTCTGACTTCGTACAGCAGAACCAGCTGAAGCTGCAGCAGCTGATGCAGAACTTTAACACCGCAGTCACCATGGCCAACAGCATACAGAGCATGACCGCAGAATCGACTAAATCGATCGCCCAGGCTATTCGCTAA
- the sseB gene encoding type III secretion system translocon protein SseB: MTAINNLNLNAPTGPKSSGDTEYLSAGKNTSLMGTAMVTMDNIMLLFTELANAKFEQMSKKTEVSRDAQDMANRVDALLAGLADAQSKADLPEDVIAYMRANNIEVNGMSIDKFLSENGSSLNKADLTAVKSALESHSGRASDFVQQNQLKLQQLMQNFNTAVTMANSVQSMNAESAKSIAQSIR; this comes from the coding sequence ATGACCGCTATCAACAATCTTAATCTCAATGCTCCAACTGGCCCGAAATCAAGCGGCGACACCGAGTACCTGAGCGCAGGTAAAAACACCTCGCTGATGGGCACCGCGATGGTCACCATGGACAACATCATGCTGCTGTTTACCGAGCTGGCGAACGCCAAGTTCGAGCAGATGAGCAAGAAGACCGAAGTATCCCGTGATGCGCAGGATATGGCCAACCGCGTCGACGCGCTGCTGGCGGGCCTGGCGGATGCTCAAAGCAAGGCAGATCTGCCGGAAGACGTTATCGCGTATATGCGCGCCAACAATATCGAAGTCAACGGCATGAGCATCGATAAGTTTCTGAGCGAAAATGGCTCCAGTCTGAATAAAGCCGACCTGACGGCAGTAAAATCGGCGCTGGAATCCCATTCAGGCCGCGCCTCTGACTTCGTACAGCAGAACCAGCTGAAGCTGCAGCAGCTGATGCAGAACTTCAACACCGCGGTCACCATGGCCAACAGCGTACAGAGCATGAACGCGGAATCGGCTAAATCGATCGCCCAGTCCATCCGTTAA
- a CDS encoding helix-turn-helix transcriptional regulator, protein MSALRFIITRSSLTLSLHGERYVVPANSLAVTCANMQVVSDVLQCKPIIVDFSAAALQQLYPDVIELIETERNNTFSRNNVKVIKAENDVIDVFSSLSNLSPDSFLYFSYIYCLSLDRNYFSALLKSSISGNKAFCHFIETNFMQPWSVAQLAEEIGLPLRKFNQQFQDVYGKPAKRWLLERRLEHAKRLLSSTPMRVLDIALECGFSNHAHFTDSFRRNFMCSPKQFRYQSHGKVDNDGILNGEE, encoded by the coding sequence ATGTCAGCACTCAGATTTATTATTACCCGAAGCAGTTTGACGCTATCACTGCATGGAGAGCGCTATGTTGTACCGGCAAATAGCCTTGCAGTAACCTGCGCCAATATGCAGGTTGTCAGCGACGTCCTGCAATGTAAGCCGATCATTGTGGATTTTTCTGCCGCTGCGTTGCAGCAGCTTTATCCGGATGTTATCGAGCTAATTGAAACCGAAAGAAATAACACTTTCAGTCGCAATAACGTAAAAGTTATTAAGGCGGAAAATGATGTTATCGATGTATTTTCTTCACTTTCAAATTTATCACCAGACAGCTTTTTATATTTTTCATATATCTATTGCCTGAGTCTGGACAGAAACTATTTTTCGGCACTGTTGAAAAGTAGTATTTCCGGTAATAAAGCTTTTTGTCATTTTATTGAAACAAACTTTATGCAGCCGTGGTCGGTGGCGCAATTAGCCGAAGAGATAGGTTTACCACTGCGCAAATTTAACCAGCAGTTTCAGGATGTGTACGGTAAACCGGCCAAACGCTGGTTACTGGAGCGGCGGCTGGAGCATGCGAAAAGGTTGCTGAGCAGTACGCCGATGCGGGTGCTGGATATCGCTCTGGAGTGTGGATTTTCCAATCATGCGCACTTTACCGACAGTTTCCGCCGCAATTTCATGTGCAGCCCGAAACAATTTCGCTATCAGTCGCACGGCAAAGTCGACAATGACGGAATTTTGAATGGAGAAGAATAA
- the sctF gene encoding type III secretion system needle filament subunit SctF, which translates to MDIEAITNQLSQLVDKAGNEVQSKVTAADFNDPAKMLQAQFAIQQYSTFVSYESAIMRAVKDMLAGIIQKI; encoded by the coding sequence ATGGATATTGAAGCTATTACTAACCAGCTTTCACAACTGGTTGATAAAGCGGGTAATGAAGTGCAGTCAAAAGTCACCGCTGCGGATTTTAACGATCCGGCAAAAATGTTGCAGGCTCAGTTTGCCATTCAGCAATATTCGACTTTTGTCAGCTATGAGAGCGCGATTATGCGTGCGGTAAAAGACATGCTGGCAGGGATTATTCAGAAAATATGA
- a CDS encoding EscG/YscG/SsaH family type III secretion system needle protein co-chaperone, with product MMMLDRELRQLLVETSLMAVNHGFFPQAQAVREALPWLTDNQQARCIVESTLLIGLGDSKTALALLKDNDSAEADMLRRLTASSVDTSLPVWGHPK from the coding sequence ATGATGATGCTCGATCGCGAATTACGCCAGCTGCTGGTGGAAACCAGCCTGATGGCAGTGAATCACGGTTTCTTTCCTCAGGCACAAGCGGTCCGCGAGGCTTTACCCTGGCTAACCGACAATCAACAGGCGCGATGCATCGTTGAATCTACCCTGCTGATTGGGCTTGGCGACAGCAAAACCGCCCTTGCACTGCTGAAAGATAATGATTCAGCCGAAGCTGACATGCTGCGGCGCTTGACTGCCAGCAGCGTCGATACCTCTTTGCCCGTTTGGGGCCATCCAAAATAA
- the sctI gene encoding type III secretion system inner rod subunit SctI yields MEIDAIQLNTLQATQDHIVTPPDAADVDAFTRAMFGNMLITPDEMATAQLQKKSIAVHQAIEGAKPTAEIISSPAEMMAVKSALSKSLLEVELTAKVAGSLGQGINKLVSMQ; encoded by the coding sequence ATGGAAATTGACGCAATCCAACTGAACACTCTGCAAGCCACTCAGGATCATATCGTTACGCCGCCTGATGCCGCAGACGTCGACGCCTTTACCCGCGCGATGTTTGGCAACATGCTGATCACCCCGGACGAAATGGCGACGGCCCAACTGCAGAAAAAATCCATTGCTGTGCATCAGGCGATAGAGGGCGCGAAGCCCACTGCAGAAATCATCAGCAGTCCTGCTGAAATGATGGCGGTGAAATCAGCATTGTCCAAGTCACTGCTGGAAGTGGAGTTAACCGCCAAAGTTGCGGGCTCACTGGGGCAAGGCATTAACAAACTGGTGAGCATGCAATGA
- the sctJ gene encoding type III secretion system inner membrane ring lipoprotein SctJ: protein MIASVKRYGLLALLALCLTGCKVELYSGLSEAEANQMLALLMLRDIDSEKQVIKEGNVAIKVEKSQFVDAVEALRQHGLPARRTESMNDLFPSGQLVMSPVQEQAKINYLKEQLLEKMLRGMDGVVNAQVSIAESVSHNRRETPVPSASVFVKHTPGINMQSRENDIRSLIQNGIPNLRAENISVVLQATDYRYQRALPVSEQPSPWWHDRKLWLVAALVLVISAATGALLLRRRKTAS, encoded by the coding sequence ATGATAGCTTCCGTGAAGCGGTACGGTTTGCTGGCGCTGCTGGCGCTATGTTTAACCGGCTGTAAAGTGGAACTCTACAGCGGACTCTCTGAAGCCGAAGCGAATCAGATGCTGGCATTGTTAATGCTGCGTGATATCGACAGTGAGAAACAGGTGATCAAGGAAGGCAACGTGGCGATTAAGGTAGAGAAAAGCCAGTTTGTCGATGCGGTGGAAGCACTGCGTCAGCATGGTTTACCCGCGCGCCGCACCGAAAGCATGAACGATCTGTTTCCTTCCGGCCAGCTGGTAATGTCACCGGTGCAGGAGCAGGCCAAAATAAACTATCTGAAGGAACAGCTGCTGGAAAAAATGCTGCGCGGCATGGATGGTGTGGTGAATGCTCAGGTTTCAATTGCAGAAAGCGTCAGCCATAACCGACGTGAAACGCCGGTTCCTTCGGCATCGGTGTTTGTAAAACATACTCCTGGCATTAATATGCAGAGTCGCGAGAATGACATCAGAAGCTTGATTCAGAACGGCATCCCGAATCTGCGTGCAGAGAATATTTCAGTGGTGTTGCAAGCCACAGATTATCGCTATCAGCGCGCATTGCCGGTTTCTGAGCAACCATCACCCTGGTGGCATGACCGTAAACTGTGGCTGGTCGCAGCACTGGTGCTGGTGATATCAGCCGCCACAGGAGCCCTTCTGCTGCGCCGCAGGAAAACTGCATCATGA
- a CDS encoding type III secretion system domain-containing protein produces MNAVITAPLQRLHQLSWQAGEWMDEGWWQALSLAPWQHCYQRYPASRGRLNHLIARRCRETLSPLPASLSAQQLQLLSLEEQLPRLCTALGLLAIACPDYLLLGEYRRQLSLSLGERGCDQLLVLGSFTTPPLGMLTAEQLPAAAQARGIGWLRSAAQQCPVIAALQMVLPPAEVASEPQLGSPVPWLLRIGRFL; encoded by the coding sequence ATGAATGCGGTGATCACCGCTCCGTTACAGCGTTTGCATCAGCTTAGCTGGCAGGCGGGTGAGTGGATGGATGAGGGGTGGTGGCAGGCACTGTCACTGGCCCCCTGGCAACACTGCTATCAACGTTATCCTGCGTCGCGCGGTCGGTTGAATCACTTAATCGCCCGGCGTTGCCGGGAAACACTTAGCCCACTGCCCGCCAGTCTGAGCGCACAACAGTTACAGCTACTGTCACTGGAGGAACAGTTGCCACGGCTGTGTACCGCGTTGGGGCTACTGGCCATCGCCTGCCCGGACTATTTGCTGCTGGGTGAGTACCGACGCCAGCTATCGCTAAGTCTCGGGGAGCGCGGATGCGATCAGCTATTGGTACTGGGTTCATTCACCACTCCGCCGCTCGGGATGCTGACCGCTGAACAGTTACCCGCGGCGGCTCAGGCCCGGGGAATTGGCTGGTTGCGCAGTGCCGCACAACAATGTCCGGTGATTGCCGCGCTGCAAATGGTATTACCCCCGGCAGAGGTAGCCTCTGAACCCCAGTTGGGATCGCCGGTTCCCTGGTTGCTACGCATAGGACGATTTTTATGA
- a CDS encoding FliH/SctL family protein: MTLLTIPVTRLTVAAPAGTLIHASQLAEFLAAEDIIAAAQAQAEQILQRAELDAEHLQQYCDKAQEAARQEGLMQVEEEAPALRQQAVADTIQWLIETHEVERRVVEQLEVRLRRIMVQVFEEFYGQQNDARLLMAHLHRHIDALLDEATGTLHVNESQYDELRQAFVTHPQLRVKPDARLQPGEARLNTSLVSLYLNLDEQLQSILSRLEQLSQESADDQQD, translated from the coding sequence ATGACTCTCTTAACCATACCGGTTACCCGCCTGACGGTAGCCGCTCCTGCTGGCACGTTGATTCATGCCAGTCAACTGGCGGAGTTTCTGGCGGCAGAAGATATTATTGCGGCGGCCCAGGCCCAGGCGGAGCAGATTTTGCAACGCGCTGAACTGGATGCCGAACATCTGCAGCAATATTGTGATAAAGCACAAGAAGCCGCCAGGCAAGAAGGATTAATGCAGGTTGAGGAAGAAGCGCCCGCGCTACGTCAACAAGCGGTCGCCGATACCATCCAATGGCTGATTGAGACGCATGAGGTTGAACGCCGCGTGGTCGAACAGCTCGAAGTTCGCTTGCGTCGCATCATGGTGCAGGTGTTTGAAGAGTTTTATGGTCAGCAGAATGACGCCAGATTGTTGATGGCGCACCTGCACCGGCATATTGACGCCCTGCTGGATGAAGCCACCGGCACGCTGCATGTCAATGAGTCACAGTATGATGAGTTGCGTCAGGCTTTTGTCACCCATCCACAATTGCGAGTTAAGCCAGATGCGCGGCTGCAACCCGGCGAAGCGAGGCTGAATACTTCTCTGGTTTCGCTATATCTGAATCTTGACGAGCAGTTGCAGTCAATACTTTCCCGCCTGGAACAACTGAGTCAGGAGTCAGCAGATGATCAACAAGATTGA
- the sctW gene encoding type III secretion system gatekeeper subunit SctW, which yields MINKIEAGGHRPHHQVNNVQQSQQLRADRNASQVIPAQSVMNIAKSALGSDVMTLQGMPTDLDAMQETQENIGFALAGRSSSTSGSASTGNERARPRAMVQRLARQVAAVAPNQLEDLRQRIPAIEQVDEVDDLLNSMRQHHMDAGEMVLLLGAMLNDSDLSPARRQRLELALERAMDEEDWVLKLFGFLEFGAVGPDGLAELRRLYQRAASRESGLSYWFSQFSQLQDRQRKLKTLIRALSFELSAEFGISGIRLGAVITDLKRILQFLTVEDHCKRMAKALNVPDVDGDRITSELLEIMQQSWVYPDWLKERASQMLPEGFSQHGYARRMVDLVKLLPDDCFEDIEQRETVLQAFSEYQEKLVDEEEW from the coding sequence ATGATCAACAAGATTGAGGCCGGTGGCCACCGCCCACATCATCAGGTGAACAACGTACAGCAATCGCAGCAACTGCGCGCTGATCGCAACGCCTCGCAAGTGATTCCGGCCCAGTCGGTAATGAATATCGCCAAAAGCGCCTTGGGCAGCGATGTTATGACCCTGCAAGGGATGCCAACCGATCTTGATGCGATGCAGGAAACCCAGGAAAACATCGGTTTTGCGCTTGCCGGACGCTCCAGCAGTACCTCTGGCAGCGCCTCAACCGGCAATGAACGTGCACGCCCGCGCGCGATGGTTCAGCGGCTGGCGCGGCAAGTGGCCGCCGTTGCGCCGAATCAGCTGGAAGATTTACGTCAGCGCATCCCGGCGATTGAACAGGTTGATGAAGTCGACGACCTGCTCAACTCAATGCGGCAACATCACATGGACGCCGGAGAGATGGTGCTGCTGCTGGGCGCGATGCTTAATGACTCCGATCTCAGCCCGGCGCGACGCCAACGCCTTGAACTGGCGCTGGAACGGGCAATGGATGAAGAAGACTGGGTGCTGAAACTGTTCGGCTTTCTGGAATTCGGTGCCGTGGGCCCTGACGGCCTGGCTGAACTGCGTCGCCTTTATCAGCGCGCCGCCAGCCGCGAGTCTGGTCTTTCATACTGGTTTTCTCAGTTCAGCCAATTGCAGGATCGCCAGCGTAAGCTGAAAACCCTCATTCGCGCCCTGTCGTTTGAATTGTCCGCCGAATTCGGCATCAGTGGTATTCGTCTTGGCGCGGTGATTACCGATTTGAAGCGTATTTTACAGTTTCTCACTGTTGAAGATCACTGCAAGCGGATGGCCAAGGCGCTCAATGTCCCTGATGTGGATGGCGATCGTATTACCTCGGAGCTACTGGAAATTATGCAGCAGTCGTGGGTCTATCCCGACTGGCTGAAAGAACGCGCCAGCCAGATGCTGCCCGAGGGCTTCAGCCAGCATGGTTATGCCCGCCGTATGGTTGACCTGGTAAAACTGCTGCCCGATGACTGTTTTGAAGATATTGAACAGCGAGAGACCGTTTTACAGGCTTTTTCTGAGTATCAGGAAAAGCTGGTCGATGAAGAAGAGTGGTAA